One window of the Perca flavescens isolate YP-PL-M2 chromosome 5, PFLA_1.0, whole genome shotgun sequence genome contains the following:
- the LOC114555970 gene encoding protamine-like protein translates to MSSAVSALPSAAKAKSPKKRAKSQRKKTGPTVSELILKAASASTERGGVSLAALKKALKAGGYDVVKNKARILMAIRRLVASKSLLRTKGTGASGSFKLNKKPPTPRKKKVVKKKKPKAKKVKKASPKKAAGGATPAAKKSPKKKKSKSKSPKKAKRPAAAKKPKKPKSPSKIKSRVAKSTRTRAAAKK, encoded by the coding sequence ATGTCTTCTGCTGTGAGTGCTTTGCCCTCGGCGGCTAAGGCCAAATCTCCCAAGAAGAGAGCCAAGTCTCAGAGGAAGAAGACGGGTCCTACAGTTTCAGAGCTGATACTGAAGGCTGCATCCGCGTCCACAGAGCGCGGCGGCGTGTCCCTGGCAGCCCTGAAGAAGGCGTTGAAGGCCGGAGGATACGATGTGGTGAAGAACAAAGCCAGAATCCTCATGGCCATCAGACGCTTGGTGGCCAGCAAATCCCTTCTCCGAACCAAGGGCACCGGGGCCTCCGGTTCCTTTAAGCTGAACAAGAAGCCCCCCACACCTAGGAAGAAGAAGGtggtgaagaagaaaaagccAAAGGCGAAAAAGGTCAAGAAGGCCAGCCCCAAGAAAGCAGCCGGAGGTGCCACTCCAGCAGCCAAGAAGTCAcctaagaaaaaaaagagtaaatcAAAGAGTCCGAAAAAAGCAAAGAGGCCCGCTGCGGCCAAGAAACCCAAGAAGCCAAAGAGTCCTAGCAAGATCAAAAGCAGGGTGGCCAAGTCTACCAGGACCAGGGCTGCTGCCAAGAAGTGA
- the tspan36 gene encoding tetraspanin 36 — translation MDCGILTSKTVLLFLSLVFWAAGAALAYVGAYVIKSYDNFDSFIQDKYTLVPAAIIIAISVVMLIFGLVGCCATIRESKVGLSFFFLIIVGMFAAEVAALVFSFIYQGKINADLERSMNEVFIKYDGQDPETKAVDYLQAQLQCCGVMNYTSWSNTTWFRSHNNTVPLSCCKNSTTQCTGRLDQPDLLNIQGCEAKLDLLLQDVLGYAMLVILAFAIIKFFGMLSVCVITCKSGSQRSGYQTLYA, via the exons ATGGACTGCGGGATATTGACCTCCAAGaccgtcctcctcttcctcagctTGGTATTTTGG GCTGCAGGAGCAGCGTTGGCCTACGTCGGAGCCTACGTGATCAAGAGCTATGACAACTTTGACAGTTTCATTCAAGACAAGTACACTTTGGTCCCAGCAGCTATCATCATTGCCATCAGCGTGGTGATGTTAATTTTTGGTCTGGTAGGATGCTGCGCCACAATCCGGGAGTCCAAAGTCGGCCTTAGCTTT TTCTTTCTGATCATCGTGGGGATGTTTGCAGCTGAAGTGGCTGCTCTGGTATTTAGCTTCATCTACCAAGGCAAG ATAAACGCAGACCTGGAGCGCTCTATGAATGAAGTCTTCATAAAGTATGATGGACAGGACCCAGAGACCAAAGCTGTTGACTATCTGCAGGCTCAG TTGCAGTGCTGTGGTGTCATGAATTACACCAGCTGGTCCAACACTACCTGGTTTAGAAGCCACAACAACACAGTGCCTCTGTCCTGCTGTAAAAACAGTACCACACAGTGCACTGGCAGACTGGATCAACCAGACCTGCTTAACATACAA GGTTGTGAGGCGAAGCTGGATCTCCTCCTACAGGATGTGTTGGGTTACGCCATGCTGGTCATTCTGGCCTTCGCCATCATCAAG TTCTTTGGGATGCTGAGTGTATGTGTGATCACCTGTAAAAGTGGCAGCCAGAGGAGCGGCTACCAGACTCTGTATGCCTGA